Proteins encoded by one window of Chryseobacterium sp. POL2:
- a CDS encoding HU family DNA-binding protein codes for MAIKYKLIQKAQPGIAGGGLKKWYAAIVLDGEVTVEDLVKKIEKFSALSEADIRGVIIALENVIQEELANGKVIRLDKLGSFYPSVSSEGTAREEEFTVANIKSSKVNYRPGKRISNAMLTATFKKKA; via the coding sequence ATGGCAATTAAGTACAAATTAATTCAGAAAGCGCAGCCAGGCATCGCTGGTGGTGGTCTTAAAAAATGGTATGCAGCTATTGTGCTGGACGGCGAGGTAACTGTAGAGGACCTTGTTAAGAAGATCGAAAAATTCTCGGCATTGTCCGAGGCGGACATCCGTGGTGTTATCATCGCATTAGAAAATGTAATCCAAGAGGAGCTTGCCAATGGTAAAGTGATCCGACTGGACAAGTTGGGGAGCTTCTATCCGTCGGTATCTAGCGAGGGTACTGCTAGAGAGGAGGAGTTTACGGTGGCTAACATCAAAAGTTCTAAGGTCAACTACCGCCCCGGAAAACGAATTAGCAATGCCATGTTAACTGCCACTTTTAAAAAGAAGGCTTAG
- a CDS encoding GIY-YIG nuclease family protein, whose translation MKPGYMYILLCADKTYYTGSTIDLEQRFTQHQEGLGANYTSKRLPVKLVYYETFTNIADAFLREKQIQGWSHKKKTALINACDVDLKKLAECNNDSHFRNKKGG comes from the coding sequence ATGAAACCAGGTTATATGTATATTCTATTGTGTGCTGATAAAACTTATTATACAGGAAGTACAATTGATCTAGAACAGCGATTCACACAACATCAAGAAGGTCTTGGTGCTAATTATACTTCAAAAAGACTTCCTGTGAAATTAGTATATTATGAAACGTTCACAAATATTGCTGACGCTTTTTTGAGAGAGAAGCAGATACAAGGTTGGAGTCATAAAAAGAAAACAGCTTTGATTAATGCTTGTGATGTGGATTTAAAAAAATTAGCAGAATGTAATAACGATTCTCATTTCAGGAATAAGAAAGGTGGCTGA
- a CDS encoding Fic family protein translates to MPLYIHQLKDWAQFNWSQDELINLLAEVRQLQGKLLGKVELLGFDLKDEANLETLIQDVIKTSEIEGEVLNPELVRSSIAIRLGLDNLGIEHSNRNIDGIVDMMLDATQNSNKSLSEDRLLAWHGALFPTGRSGLYKIEVAQWRTGDMQVVSGGMGREKIHFEAPQANRLENEMQKFIAWFNQENSLDSILKAAIAHLWFITIHPFDDGNGRIARAITDMQLSTSDGVNQRFYSMSSQINANKKSYYTILEKTQKGDLDITEWLKWFLTCLKEAIIASNLIIDRVVQKHQFFLNNASKITNERQKIIITKLLEGFEGNLTSSKYAKIVKTSPDTALRDINDLVEKGILLKSNSGGRSTNYLLNI, encoded by the coding sequence ATGCCACTTTACATCCATCAACTTAAAGATTGGGCTCAATTCAATTGGAGTCAAGACGAACTCATCAATTTACTTGCAGAAGTAAGGCAACTACAAGGTAAATTATTGGGAAAAGTAGAGTTGCTAGGCTTTGATCTAAAAGACGAAGCTAATTTAGAGACCTTAATACAGGATGTTATCAAAACTTCCGAAATTGAAGGAGAAGTTTTAAATCCAGAATTAGTTCGCTCATCTATAGCGATTCGTCTTGGCTTGGATAATTTAGGCATTGAGCATTCTAATCGAAATATTGATGGAATTGTAGATATGATGCTCGATGCTACTCAAAATTCCAATAAATCGTTAAGTGAAGACCGTTTATTGGCTTGGCATGGCGCATTATTCCCAACAGGCAGAAGCGGACTGTATAAAATAGAAGTTGCCCAATGGAGAACTGGAGATATGCAAGTTGTTTCTGGTGGGATGGGGAGAGAAAAAATCCACTTTGAAGCCCCACAAGCCAACAGATTGGAGAACGAAATGCAAAAATTTATAGCTTGGTTCAATCAAGAAAACTCTTTGGATTCCATTTTGAAAGCTGCCATTGCCCACTTATGGTTTATTACCATACATCCCTTTGATGATGGCAACGGTAGAATTGCCAGAGCAATAACGGACATGCAGCTATCAACATCGGACGGCGTTAATCAGCGGTTCTACAGCATGTCGTCGCAAATCAATGCGAATAAAAAATCCTATTACACTATTTTAGAAAAAACCCAGAAAGGAGATTTAGATATAACAGAATGGCTCAAATGGTTTCTCACATGTTTAAAAGAGGCGATTATTGCTTCTAATTTGATAATCGACAGAGTAGTCCAAAAACATCAATTCTTTCTAAATAACGCTTCTAAAATAACAAATGAGCGTCAAAAAATAATTATCACCAAACTACTTGAAGGCTTTGAAGGCAATTTAACCTCATCAAAATATGCAAAGATTGTAAAAACTTCCCCAGATACTGCTCTGAGGGACATTAACGACTTAGTAGAAAAAGGAATTTTATTAAAATCCAATTCGGGAGGTAGAAGCACAAACTATCTATTAAATATTTAA
- a CDS encoding PLP-dependent cysteine synthase family protein, whose product MKYYNNILETIGNTPLVKLNKVLGDDFPALVLAKVETTNPGNSVKDRMALKMIEDAEKDGRLKPGGTIIEGTSGNTGMGLALAAIIKGYKCIFVTNSKQSKEKCDILRAVGAEVIVCPTDVKPTDPRSYYSVSKRLATETENGWYVNQYDNLSNRTAHYEQTAPEIWEQTDGKLTHFVAGAGTGGTVTGCGMFFKEKNPDIKVIGIDTYGSILKEFHETGELHYDHAYSYITEGIGEDIIPENYDMSVIDHFEKVTDKDGAIYARKLAKEEGIFCGYSAGSAMAALVQMKDQFTKDDVIVVLLHDHGSRYVAKIYNDEWMKEMGWL is encoded by the coding sequence ATGAAATATTATAACAACATTTTAGAAACGATAGGTAACACACCATTGGTGAAGTTGAATAAAGTTTTGGGAGACGACTTCCCAGCTTTGGTATTAGCAAAAGTAGAAACTACCAATCCCGGAAACTCCGTTAAAGATAGAATGGCGCTCAAAATGATTGAAGATGCCGAAAAAGACGGCCGTCTGAAACCTGGCGGAACCATCATCGAAGGTACTTCTGGTAATACGGGTATGGGCTTGGCTTTGGCAGCCATTATTAAAGGTTACAAATGTATCTTCGTAACCAATTCTAAACAATCTAAAGAGAAATGCGATATTCTTCGTGCTGTTGGGGCGGAGGTTATCGTCTGCCCTACGGATGTTAAACCTACGGATCCCCGCTCTTATTATTCGGTGTCCAAAAGATTAGCAACCGAAACGGAGAATGGTTGGTATGTTAACCAATATGATAACTTGTCCAATCGTACAGCACATTACGAGCAGACAGCACCCGAAATCTGGGAGCAGACGGATGGTAAGCTAACGCATTTTGTCGCAGGTGCGGGGACGGGCGGTACGGTGACAGGTTGTGGCATGTTCTTCAAAGAGAAGAATCCAGATATCAAAGTCATTGGTATTGATACTTATGGTTCTATCCTTAAAGAATTTCATGAAACTGGCGAGCTACATTACGACCATGCCTATTCTTATATTACCGAAGGTATCGGAGAAGATATTATCCCCGAAAACTACGATATGTCCGTTATTGACCATTTCGAAAAGGTAACCGATAAAGATGGTGCCATCTATGCGCGCAAACTGGCGAAAGAAGAAGGTATCTTCTGTGGTTATTCAGCGGGTAGTGCGATGGCGGCTTTGGTACAGATGAAAGACCAGTTCACCAAAGATGATGTTATCGTGGTGTTGTTACACGATCATGGTTCGCGCTACGTTGCCAAAATATATAACGATGAGTGGATGAAGGAGATGGGTTGGTTATAG
- a CDS encoding ABC transporter permease, whose amino-acid sequence MNFPVFFSRKIAFSKDNKNNLSKVIVYIGRVSVALGIIVSLITVATGLGSKKAIENRISNFSGDITVKSTRSNNSYNSSILDQKGLNLKALKSLDEVAGVQSYATVSGILRTEKNFSGVILKGVGKDFDRARFQSFMVAGEIPKYDEDGYNNNVILSDKIAKDLSLKPNDSIVAIFSKEDQKPIYRKFRVSGTYKTDIKLVDDLYMIGDINHVRKVQNLNDGEIGGLDIFLKDNSNMTKDYPIIEKYIGYKNYAERVIDRYPQILDWINIFNQNISLIITIMLLVVVINIVMVLLILIIERTNSIGLLKTIGATNGQIRAIFINYTLMIMVPGLIIGNVIGIGLLLLQKYFGIIKLDPENYFISTVPVDLNPIHILSISAGILIISGVAMIIPSYIISKISPVKSIKYD is encoded by the coding sequence TTGAATTTTCCTGTATTTTTCTCTAGAAAGATTGCCTTTTCCAAAGATAACAAAAATAATCTATCAAAGGTTATTGTGTACATCGGACGCGTTTCTGTAGCGTTGGGGATCATCGTTTCGTTGATTACTGTTGCCACAGGTCTAGGTTCCAAAAAAGCAATTGAAAACCGTATTTCTAACTTTAGTGGTGATATTACAGTAAAATCAACGCGCTCTAACAATTCTTACAATTCATCAATATTAGACCAAAAAGGTTTGAACCTTAAAGCGTTAAAATCTCTTGATGAAGTGGCAGGTGTACAATCTTATGCCACTGTAAGTGGTATTTTGAGAACCGAGAAAAACTTTTCGGGTGTTATTTTGAAAGGTGTGGGTAAAGACTTTGACAGAGCGCGATTCCAAAGCTTTATGGTGGCTGGGGAAATCCCAAAATATGACGAAGATGGCTACAACAACAATGTGATATTGTCGGATAAGATTGCTAAAGATTTATCTCTAAAGCCGAACGACAGTATTGTTGCTATTTTTTCCAAAGAAGATCAAAAACCGATTTATAGAAAATTCCGTGTTAGTGGAACCTATAAAACCGATATCAAATTGGTGGACGACCTATACATGATTGGCGATATCAACCACGTTAGAAAAGTACAGAATCTTAATGATGGGGAAATTGGAGGTCTGGACATTTTCCTGAAAGATAACAGCAACATGACCAAAGATTATCCCATCATCGAAAAATATATCGGTTACAAAAACTATGCAGAGCGCGTTATCGACAGATACCCACAGATATTGGACTGGATTAATATTTTTAATCAAAACATCAGTCTTATCATCACCATTATGCTATTGGTAGTCGTTATTAATATTGTTATGGTTTTGCTCATCTTAATCATCGAACGTACCAACTCTATTGGACTTCTCAAAACAATAGGTGCGACCAATGGGCAGATTCGTGCTATTTTCATCAACTATACCCTTATGATTATGGTTCCGGGGCTTATCATCGGGAATGTCATCGGTATAGGTTTATTATTATTACAAAAGTATTTTGGTATCATAAAACTGGATCCTGAGAACTACTTTATCAGTACCGTTCCAGTGGATCTTAATCCTATTCACATTTTATCTATTTCTGCAGGGATTTTGATTATTTCGGGTGTCGCCATGATTATTCCGAGTTATATCATCAGCAAAATCTCTCCTGTGAAGTCTATAAAATATGATTAA
- a CDS encoding exo-beta-N-acetylmuramidase NamZ domain-containing protein: protein MILKLKIKQLVLMCLIYFGITQSLGAQNIADTDFRTGADQPELYLEKLRNKNIIIVANQTSLLKNKQHLVDYLVEQQLTIKSIFAPEHGFRGDADAGEHIKNGIDAKTKLPIVSLYGANKKPSKEQLKDVDLILFDIQDVGVRFYTYISTLTYVMEAAAENNIAVMVLDRPNPHDGYIDGPILKSKWSSFVGLHPVPVVYGLTIGEYGEMVNGEKWLKNGMQCQYEIIPMKNYHKNKPYPISERPSPNLPNDLSINLYPSLCFFEGTEVSVGRGTEVPFQIYGSPWIKNMTYRFTPKPNYGAKDPFLNGQLCYGEDLSQHKTELRKLELSWLLKAYKDFDHNKKNFFLKNLFFDKLAGSDALRKQLISGTSEKEIRNSWKADLENFSKIRAKYMIYPN from the coding sequence ATGATTTTAAAGCTCAAAATTAAACAATTAGTTTTGATGTGCCTAATTTATTTTGGAATCACCCAAAGCTTAGGCGCCCAAAACATTGCAGATACAGACTTCCGGACTGGCGCGGATCAACCCGAACTCTATTTGGAAAAACTCCGCAACAAAAACATCATCATCGTCGCCAACCAAACTTCTTTGCTAAAGAACAAACAACATTTGGTAGATTATCTCGTGGAACAGCAACTGACCATCAAAAGCATCTTCGCACCAGAACATGGCTTCCGTGGCGATGCCGATGCTGGCGAACACATCAAAAATGGCATCGATGCTAAAACCAAGCTTCCCATAGTTTCGCTATATGGTGCTAATAAAAAACCCAGCAAAGAACAGCTCAAAGATGTGGACCTTATCCTGTTTGACATTCAGGATGTTGGCGTACGTTTTTACACCTATATTTCGACTTTAACCTACGTGATGGAAGCGGCTGCGGAAAATAATATTGCAGTGATGGTTCTTGACCGTCCCAATCCGCATGATGGCTATATCGATGGCCCAATTCTTAAAAGCAAATGGTCGAGCTTTGTAGGCCTTCATCCTGTGCCTGTTGTTTATGGATTAACGATTGGCGAATATGGTGAAATGGTGAATGGCGAAAAGTGGCTCAAAAACGGCATGCAATGCCAATACGAAATTATACCGATGAAAAACTATCATAAAAACAAGCCTTATCCCATATCCGAACGACCATCGCCCAACCTTCCAAATGATTTGTCCATCAACCTCTATCCTAGCCTTTGCTTTTTTGAGGGAACAGAAGTATCTGTTGGACGTGGCACCGAGGTTCCGTTCCAAATATATGGTTCGCCTTGGATTAAAAACATGACCTACCGCTTTACGCCAAAACCCAATTATGGCGCGAAAGATCCTTTCCTAAACGGACAGCTATGTTATGGTGAAGATCTTAGCCAGCATAAAACAGAGCTAAGAAAACTAGAATTATCATGGCTATTGAAGGCTTACAAGGATTTTGACCATAACAAAAAAAACTTTTTCCTAAAGAATTTATTTTTTGATAAACTAGCAGGAAGCGATGCGCTAAGAAAACAATTGATCTCTGGAACATCTGAAAAAGAGATTAGAAATAGCTGGAAGGCAGATTTAGAGAATTTTAGTAAAATCCGTGCAAAATATATGATTTACCCAAACTAA
- a CDS encoding DUF3575 domain-containing protein: MKNILLTSLLSLGSLVFAQESNKITTLKVNALTLPIGVVNVGVERQLNTHYTLQADVLVSPWKSFAGKHAQAYLLGFDGRYYFDKAFEKFYIGANISGGYFNIQKWNYWNDNFYVHKDGEVTPYIQSNLYQKGYTFIVGAVGGYQFKWNDKWNLDIYLGIGSMQSFYKGYDKISGERYDNDIDRDGHEWDRSGEWLPYRGGVMLTYKL, from the coding sequence ATGAAGAATATTCTTTTAACAAGTTTGCTAAGTTTAGGAAGTTTGGTATTTGCACAAGAATCTAATAAAATAACCACCCTCAAAGTGAACGCGCTGACATTGCCCATAGGCGTTGTTAATGTTGGTGTCGAAAGACAGTTGAATACGCATTATACCCTACAAGCCGATGTTCTTGTATCGCCTTGGAAATCCTTTGCAGGTAAACATGCACAAGCCTATTTGTTAGGTTTTGATGGAAGATATTATTTTGACAAAGCTTTTGAAAAGTTTTATATAGGCGCCAATATTTCTGGAGGATATTTTAATATCCAAAAATGGAATTATTGGAATGATAATTTCTATGTTCACAAAGATGGCGAGGTAACGCCTTATATTCAGTCCAACCTATATCAAAAAGGTTATACTTTTATTGTGGGCGCTGTAGGCGGTTACCAATTCAAATGGAATGACAAATGGAATCTGGATATCTATCTCGGTATCGGAAGCATGCAAAGTTTCTACAAAGGTTATGATAAAATAAGTGGCGAACGTTACGATAACGACATCGACAGAGATGGACACGAGTGGGACAGAAGCGGCGAATGGCTGCCATATCGCGGTGGTGTAATGTTGACGTACAAACTTTAA
- a CDS encoding thioredoxin family protein: protein MSFFQEKSMLMKRSLLTLGLGLSVAVWGQTSIKFEDTDFQTILAKAKKDKKLIFLDAFAAWCGPCKMMEKNVFTDAKVADYYNNNFINARFDMEKGEGRTLAQTYFVRSYPTFLFINGDGEVVGQELGYIPSDEFLKIAEKYNKPGNAQGSLQERFDKGERNPEFLISFFKSAVKINPLKAKQAAEAYFKAKTSQDFTNDEINMLFGSIQSNQDFNYQYIVNHKDVLTKYIGNDNYSQFLFRVNIGKIIQDASNVEKGSFDDQLFLRETSKYISAEEAQKALNVIKLNFFQTTQNWTSYETTALDVFKTGDGFSAEDLVTVCNFFNQHVSNKTSLQQAAMWAEKALMIEDSFRTNATVAQLYNKLGKKVEAKSFAESAVLHAKGQNVDLTEVNKIINQK from the coding sequence ATGTCGTTTTTCCAAGAAAAATCCATGTTGATGAAAAGGAGTTTGTTAACTCTAGGATTGGGACTTTCTGTTGCAGTCTGGGGACAAACCTCGATTAAATTTGAAGATACCGATTTTCAAACGATTCTTGCTAAAGCCAAAAAAGATAAGAAACTTATATTTTTGGATGCTTTTGCAGCATGGTGCGGTCCATGTAAGATGATGGAAAAAAATGTTTTTACAGATGCCAAGGTTGCAGATTATTATAACAACAACTTTATCAATGCCCGATTTGATATGGAAAAAGGCGAAGGAAGGACTTTGGCACAAACTTATTTTGTGAGAAGTTATCCTACTTTTTTGTTCATTAACGGAGATGGCGAAGTGGTTGGGCAAGAGTTGGGCTATATCCCAAGTGATGAGTTTCTAAAAATTGCCGAGAAATATAACAAACCAGGCAATGCGCAAGGAAGTTTGCAAGAACGATTTGATAAAGGCGAGCGCAATCCAGAGTTTCTAATTAGCTTTTTCAAATCTGCAGTAAAAATTAATCCTTTAAAAGCCAAGCAAGCTGCCGAAGCTTATTTTAAAGCTAAAACAAGTCAGGACTTTACGAATGATGAAATCAATATGCTGTTCGGAAGTATCCAGTCCAATCAGGATTTTAATTATCAATATATTGTAAATCACAAAGATGTTCTTACCAAATATATTGGCAATGACAATTACAGCCAATTTCTTTTCCGTGTGAACATTGGGAAAATTATTCAGGATGCTTCAAATGTTGAGAAAGGAAGTTTTGACGATCAATTATTTTTAAGAGAAACCTCAAAATATATTTCTGCTGAGGAAGCGCAAAAAGCTTTGAATGTTATTAAATTAAATTTTTTCCAAACCACTCAAAACTGGACATCTTACGAGACCACAGCTTTGGACGTTTTCAAAACGGGTGATGGCTTCTCTGCTGAAGATCTGGTGACGGTTTGCAATTTTTTCAATCAACACGTTAGCAACAAAACTTCTTTGCAACAAGCGGCAATGTGGGCGGAAAAAGCATTGATGATTGAAGATTCTTTCCGAACCAATGCAACTGTGGCGCAGCTTTATAACAAGCTTGGAAAAAAAGTTGAAGCTAAAAGTTTTGCAGAATCTGCCGTGTTACATGCCAAAGGACAAAATGTTGATTTGACGGAGGTTAATAAAATTATCAATCAGAAATAA
- a CDS encoding DUF3822 family protein: MQKLSLLFMKDGLQWQILKSKKVIEEKQFFLTEESPANLIEEALNEVLSRNDYQDITVFSTLNHFTLMPEGFEKHNLGFDLIAYNADVDKNNEELMLSINKKFNIQFYYSFPKSFYKAIKAKELPTNFNFTGEKFLNSINNKHKKEIHINLYKNQVEFFALENKKVVLYNNLDASSEVDFLYFIMFSLSKIGFGINDTYFYIYGETTENDTFISELQKFAKHLKILFDNLYKKSFILNT; this comes from the coding sequence ATGCAAAAATTATCTCTTCTTTTTATGAAGGATGGCCTACAATGGCAAATTCTGAAATCTAAAAAAGTTATCGAAGAAAAACAGTTTTTTTTAACGGAAGAAAGTCCTGCCAACCTAATAGAAGAAGCGCTTAACGAAGTATTATCACGTAATGATTATCAAGACATCACGGTCTTTAGCACGCTTAATCATTTTACCCTAATGCCCGAAGGTTTCGAAAAACACAATCTTGGTTTTGACCTCATCGCTTACAATGCTGATGTGGACAAAAACAATGAAGAACTGATGTTATCGATTAATAAAAAATTTAATATTCAGTTTTATTATAGTTTTCCAAAAAGCTTCTATAAAGCGATAAAGGCGAAAGAACTTCCTACCAACTTCAACTTTACAGGGGAAAAATTCCTGAACAGCATCAACAACAAACACAAAAAAGAAATACACATCAACCTTTACAAAAATCAAGTCGAGTTTTTCGCTTTGGAAAACAAAAAAGTCGTCTTGTACAACAATCTTGACGCCTCGTCAGAAGTTGACTTTTTGTATTTCATTATGTTTAGCCTTAGCAAAATCGGTTTCGGGATCAACGATACCTATTTCTACATCTATGGCGAAACGACAGAGAACGACACTTTTATTTCGGAATTGCAAAAATTTGCAAAACATTTGAAAATCCTTTTCGATAATTTGTATAAAAAATCTTTTATACTCAACACCTAA
- a CDS encoding RsmD family RNA methyltransferase translates to MYRIISGKWKAKRIAAPKNFDVRPTTDYAKEALFSMLEHRFEMQYISVLDLFGGIGSICLEFASRDCKDITTIEMNPRHAGFINTTAQELGFGPQLNIQRSDVFDWLKRKKNNAKTYDLVFADPPFDMDETKYQDLIKLVTEGAFLKENGTFVLEHQSRQKFEHPLLTDTRKYGNVSFSFFDKNKAESL, encoded by the coding sequence ATGTACAGAATTATATCTGGGAAATGGAAAGCAAAAAGAATTGCTGCTCCCAAAAACTTTGACGTCAGACCAACAACCGACTACGCAAAAGAAGCTTTATTCAGCATGCTGGAACACCGGTTTGAAATGCAATATATTTCGGTTTTGGATTTGTTTGGAGGCATCGGTTCTATTTGTTTAGAATTCGCTTCCAGAGATTGTAAAGACATCACCACAATCGAGATGAACCCACGACATGCAGGTTTCATCAACACCACGGCGCAAGAATTAGGCTTTGGCCCGCAACTTAACATCCAACGTTCTGATGTTTTTGATTGGCTAAAACGCAAAAAAAATAACGCTAAAACCTATGATTTGGTTTTTGCTGATCCACCTTTTGATATGGATGAAACTAAATATCAGGACCTGATTAAGCTGGTTACGGAAGGTGCGTTTTTAAAAGAAAATGGCACATTTGTTTTGGAACATCAAAGTCGACAAAAATTTGAACATCCACTATTGACCGATACGCGAAAATACGGAAATGTAAGCTTCTCTTTTTTCGACAAAAATAAAGCTGAAAGTTTATAA
- the murI gene encoding glutamate racemase, whose translation MKPDYSHLSAKQPIGIFDSGVGGLTVAKEIKRLMPHEDLIYFGDTKHLPYGEKSKEAIVGYSLRIVEFLLGLNCKAIVIACNTATANALKEILELVDGRVPVFDVINPVAEKVAFEIHNNVGVIATKATVNSGLYKKSIRKHNKFIKVDELATPLLVPAIEEGFANHPITHAIIYNYLSNNKLKNIETLILGCTHYPLLQNEIKQYYGNRVRVIDSPNIVASQVKSVLDKYQLLNEDNPEPKYQFFLSDITKNFERISKKFFGNRIALELKVL comes from the coding sequence TTGAAACCAGATTATTCTCACTTATCCGCCAAACAACCTATCGGCATTTTCGATTCCGGCGTTGGCGGACTTACTGTAGCTAAAGAAATAAAACGATTGATGCCTCATGAAGATCTCATCTATTTCGGGGATACCAAGCATTTGCCGTATGGTGAAAAATCCAAAGAAGCCATTGTCGGTTATTCTTTAAGAATTGTCGAATTTTTACTAGGTCTTAATTGTAAAGCCATTGTAATCGCGTGTAATACAGCGACAGCTAATGCGCTTAAAGAGATTTTGGAATTGGTCGATGGGCGCGTTCCTGTTTTTGATGTGATTAATCCTGTTGCAGAAAAAGTCGCCTTTGAGATTCATAACAATGTGGGGGTTATTGCCACGAAAGCTACCGTTAACTCGGGGCTTTATAAAAAAAGTATCCGCAAGCATAACAAATTTATCAAAGTGGATGAGTTGGCGACGCCGCTTTTGGTGCCTGCCATTGAGGAAGGTTTTGCAAATCACCCGATAACGCATGCTATTATTTATAATTATTTGTCCAACAATAAGCTTAAAAATATTGAAACTTTAATTCTTGGATGCACACATTATCCGTTGCTTCAGAATGAAATTAAACAATATTATGGCAATCGTGTTCGTGTGATTGACTCACCCAATATCGTAGCAAGCCAGGTGAAAAGTGTGCTGGACAAATACCAATTGTTAAACGAAGACAATCCGGAGCCTAAATACCAGTTTTTCTTATCAGATATCACGAAAAATTTTGAAAGAATATCGAAAAAGTTTTTTGGAAACCGAATCGCATTGGAGCTGAAAGTTTTATAA
- the hemW gene encoding radical SAM family heme chaperone HemW encodes MIYIHIPFCKQKCSYCNFHFSTSLTLKEEMLTSISKELKLRHSELQDKKIESLYFGGGTPSLLKPEEIGKIIDDVNHYFELDSAIEITLEANPDDLNNAFLKEIKNIGVNRLSIGTQSFFEEDLKLMNRAHSASEAESSIKRAQDFGLENISVDLIYGSPTSTMEEWKQNLAKVIELQVPHVSSYALTVEPKTILENWITKQKIKSPDEAFQNEAFFFMSEFLKENGFDHYEISNFGKPNFHSKHNSSYWAYKAYLGLGPSAHSYDGATLRSWNVANNTKYIKSISENILPIEREELSEKDRYNEMLMIGLRTQKGVDLVQFKNSFSSDLVSDFEKSIQQKLKDTILIIEHDRLRIPEEHWFMADGIASDLFLV; translated from the coding sequence ATGATTTATATACATATTCCTTTTTGTAAACAAAAATGCAGCTATTGCAATTTTCATTTTTCGACGTCTTTGACTTTGAAGGAAGAAATGCTGACTTCGATAAGTAAAGAATTGAAGTTGCGACACAGCGAGTTGCAAGATAAAAAAATAGAATCTCTCTATTTCGGTGGCGGTACGCCATCTCTTTTGAAGCCTGAAGAAATCGGAAAAATAATTGACGATGTTAATCATTATTTTGAGTTGGATTCTGCGATAGAAATCACTTTAGAAGCCAATCCAGATGACCTTAATAACGCGTTTTTAAAAGAGATAAAGAATATTGGCGTCAACCGATTAAGTATTGGGACGCAATCTTTTTTTGAAGAAGATCTTAAGTTGATGAACCGCGCACATTCCGCTTCGGAAGCCGAATCCAGTATCAAAAGAGCTCAGGATTTCGGTTTAGAAAACATCAGTGTCGATCTTATCTATGGATCGCCAACGTCGACGATGGAAGAATGGAAACAAAATTTGGCAAAAGTCATAGAACTCCAAGTGCCGCATGTATCGTCCTATGCTTTAACAGTGGAGCCGAAAACGATTTTAGAAAATTGGATTACAAAACAAAAAATAAAATCGCCAGACGAAGCTTTTCAGAATGAAGCTTTCTTTTTTATGTCCGAATTTTTAAAGGAAAACGGATTCGATCATTACGAGATTTCAAATTTTGGAAAACCCAATTTTCACTCGAAGCACAATTCGTCTTATTGGGCTTACAAAGCCTATTTGGGACTTGGACCATCGGCGCATTCTTATGATGGCGCCACACTTAGAAGTTGGAATGTGGCTAACAATACCAAATACATCAAATCGATTTCCGAGAATATACTTCCTATCGAACGCGAGGAGCTCAGCGAAAAAGACCGCTACAACGAAATGTTGATGATTGGACTTCGCACTCAAAAAGGTGTGGATTTGGTTCAGTTTAAAAATAGTTTCTCGAGTGATTTAGTTTCCGATTTTGAAAAGTCGATTCAGCAGAAACTAAAAGACACTATTTTAATTATTGAACATGATAGGTTGCGTATTCCTGAGGAGCATTGGTTTATGGCAGATGGGATTGCCTCGGATTTATTTTTGGTTTAA